Proteins from one Gimesia maris genomic window:
- the bioF gene encoding 8-amino-7-oxononanoate synthase — MFRTRRTFSPLPNGRCLLEGQKLINLSSNDYLNLAHDPRLISATASALQVMGVGARASALVSGRTEWHAQLEQRLADFERTDAAILFPSGYAANLGVVSAIAGEGDTIYCDRLNHASLIDGCRLAGAAFRVYRHDRLEKLKRELDKKTGEGKTIIVTDSIFSMDGIRAPLVELCDLAEQYHAALVVDEAHGTGVWGETGRGLAEELNVESRVTIRIGTLSKGLGAMGGFVAGSDSLINWLWNRVRTQIYSTALPPAICAAACESLLIIKAEPERKQHLHQLSVFLRQELAHRSLLADVTSSGPIIPVILEDPERTMSIAADLQAAGFLVGAIRPPTVPQGTSRLRISVTSAHQRDDLERFLKALDRSLARYGKSR; from the coding sequence TTGTTTCGAACTCGACGAACCTTCAGTCCTTTGCCGAACGGACGCTGTCTGCTGGAAGGTCAGAAACTGATCAATCTCTCCAGTAATGACTATCTGAATCTGGCTCACGACCCGCGCCTGATTTCTGCAACTGCTTCAGCATTACAGGTCATGGGGGTTGGCGCTCGCGCCAGTGCCCTGGTAAGCGGTCGCACGGAATGGCATGCTCAACTCGAACAACGACTTGCTGATTTTGAGAGAACGGACGCGGCCATTCTGTTTCCCAGCGGTTATGCTGCAAATCTGGGAGTCGTGTCTGCCATCGCGGGTGAGGGAGACACAATCTATTGTGATCGTCTGAATCATGCCAGCCTGATCGATGGATGTCGACTCGCAGGGGCAGCGTTCCGCGTCTATCGTCATGATCGTCTGGAAAAGCTGAAACGGGAACTGGATAAAAAAACGGGTGAGGGAAAAACGATCATTGTGACGGATTCGATCTTCAGTATGGATGGAATCCGGGCACCTCTGGTTGAGCTTTGCGATCTGGCAGAACAATATCACGCAGCTCTGGTGGTGGATGAAGCTCACGGGACGGGAGTCTGGGGCGAGACGGGACGCGGACTGGCTGAAGAATTGAATGTGGAATCAAGAGTCACCATTCGCATCGGTACGCTCAGTAAGGGGCTGGGAGCCATGGGAGGATTTGTGGCTGGCTCAGATTCCCTGATCAACTGGCTCTGGAACCGGGTACGGACACAAATTTATTCGACTGCCCTGCCCCCGGCAATCTGTGCAGCGGCCTGTGAATCTCTCCTGATTATTAAGGCAGAACCAGAGCGCAAACAGCATCTGCATCAACTATCCGTATTTCTGCGCCAGGAACTGGCACATCGATCACTTCTGGCTGACGTTACGTCTAGCGGACCGATCATTCCCGTGATTCTGGAAGATCCTGAACGAACGATGTCGATTGCAGCAGATTTACAGGCTGCTGGATTTCTTGTCGGGGCAATCCGACCTCCCACCGTACCTCAGGGGACCTCGCGACTGCGAATTTCGGTGACCAGTGCGCATCAGCGTGATGATCTGGAGCGGTTTTTAAAAGCGTTGGATCGTTCCCTCGCCAGATACGGGAAATCGCGATAA
- a CDS encoding DEAD/DEAH box helicase, translated as MNPKKKKKKKKPVNTSFSQLGLNEKILKDLSKAGYETPSPIQSELIPIAVTGQDCIGQARTGTGKTAAFSLPVLQQLDLRRPGMQALILAPTRELSEQVAAEIRKLCTSKSLSIAVLVGGKPVRPQENQLKKGAQIAVGTPGRVIDHINRGNLQLGTLGFVVLDEADRMLDIGFRPDIEKILRKCPEKRQTLLLSATLPPPVERLANRYMQNPVMIDLSEDKVSVDAIDQYYITVDPDRKIKLLSRLLFQERPKQTIVFTRTKRGADKLDRIFSKKLKEVAAIHGDLPQPKRDRVLKKFREGKIRLLIATDVMGRGIDVSGISHIINFDIPEFSDDYVHRIGRVGRLSSDQKGAAFTFVAPDEGEQLTNIENRINHMVKEFRVDEFEAYKPQKPRKKIEKVSHLGSTEHLINPDFGDF; from the coding sequence ATGAATCCCAAAAAGAAAAAGAAGAAGAAAAAACCAGTTAATACCAGTTTTTCACAGTTAGGACTGAATGAAAAAATCCTCAAGGATCTGAGTAAAGCGGGGTACGAAACCCCCAGCCCGATCCAGTCGGAACTGATTCCCATCGCTGTTACTGGCCAGGACTGTATTGGCCAGGCACGCACAGGAACCGGCAAAACGGCCGCATTCTCACTCCCCGTGCTGCAGCAACTTGATCTCAGGCGCCCCGGAATGCAGGCCCTGATCCTGGCACCCACCCGCGAATTGAGTGAGCAGGTAGCCGCTGAAATCCGGAAACTATGCACTTCGAAATCGTTAAGCATCGCAGTACTGGTAGGAGGCAAACCGGTCCGCCCCCAGGAAAACCAGCTGAAAAAGGGGGCGCAGATCGCCGTAGGAACTCCCGGACGTGTCATCGACCACATCAACCGGGGAAACCTCCAACTGGGCACACTGGGATTTGTCGTGCTCGATGAAGCTGACCGGATGCTAGACATCGGCTTTCGTCCGGATATTGAAAAAATTCTGCGAAAATGCCCTGAGAAAAGACAGACCCTGCTACTGTCTGCAACATTACCTCCTCCGGTTGAGCGACTGGCAAACCGCTATATGCAGAACCCGGTAATGATCGACCTCTCTGAAGATAAAGTCAGCGTCGATGCCATCGACCAGTACTACATCACTGTCGACCCTGACCGTAAAATCAAACTGTTGTCCCGACTGTTGTTTCAGGAACGACCGAAGCAGACGATTGTGTTTACACGTACGAAACGCGGTGCGGACAAGCTGGATCGAATTTTCTCTAAAAAGCTCAAAGAAGTTGCAGCCATCCATGGTGACTTACCACAACCGAAGCGCGATCGTGTGCTGAAAAAATTCCGCGAAGGGAAAATCAGACTGCTGATTGCCACCGATGTGATGGGGCGTGGAATTGATGTCAGTGGTATTTCCCACATCATCAATTTCGATATCCCGGAATTCAGTGATGACTATGTGCACCGCATTGGTCGTGTCGGACGTCTCTCTTCCGATCAGAAAGGGGCTGCTTTTACTTTTGTTGCACCTGATGAAGGAGAACAGCTGACAAATATCGAAAACCGGATCAATCATATGGTGAAGGAGTTTCGCGTCGACGAATTCGAAGCCTATAAACCTCAAAAACCCCGTAAGAAGATTGAAAAAGTTTCACACCTGGGCAGCACCGAGCACCTCATCAACCCTGACTTCGGTGATTTCTAA
- the ftsH gene encoding ATP-dependent zinc metalloprotease FtsH has translation MASPPENPQATPPKGKAPQKQPGKEIQNNTPSTGPWLIILLILVIGSLMLMKTSPENTGSKVDYSFFISELKRGNVDSVDFHGDILTGKWKTKPENPDKEKKDEKLAEEFNTVLPSHPVEDRNLIPELEKQGVTFKAESTNVGIGAYILPWLIGPLLIIGFFWFMLKRSSDPMGSGMLGNFTKSPAKRFRPSEEQTTFDDVAAMEQAKAELQEVVEFLKTPAKFQRLGAQIPKGVLLMGSPGTGKTLLARATAGEAGVPFYSINGSEFIQMFVGVGASRVRDLFRTAKENAPCIIFVDEIDAVGRIRGAGLGGGHDEREQTLNQMLSEMDGFQQNEAVIIIAATNRPDVLDPALLRPGRFDRHITVDRPTKDGRAAILKVHSRKIPLSEDVDLQKIAAGTIGFSGADLKNLVNEAALSATRLNKDHVDDEDFDNARDRVLMGPPREEILSAKEREMTAYHEAGHALLAWLLPEIDPVHKVTVIPRGRALGVTQLLPDEERYNMGEKQLHSQLAFMLGGRAAEGIVFGEHTAGAADDIKRATQITRKMVGQWGMSDVIGPVAFRHSDENPFLGKEMKSQGECSEETAHVIDQEMQRFMNAAEERAEKILTENREKLDLLAKALVEQEAIDSNDIKRLIGISVREQASLDSLKQSGLDSESNPQPE, from the coding sequence ATGGCCTCTCCTCCGGAGAACCCCCAGGCAACTCCTCCCAAAGGCAAAGCTCCTCAGAAGCAACCAGGCAAAGAAATTCAGAATAATACCCCATCGACCGGTCCCTGGCTGATTATCCTGCTCATTCTGGTGATCGGCAGCCTGATGTTGATGAAAACCTCGCCGGAAAATACCGGTTCGAAGGTGGATTACAGCTTCTTTATTTCAGAGCTCAAACGGGGGAATGTTGATTCGGTTGATTTCCACGGAGATATCCTGACTGGAAAATGGAAAACTAAGCCTGAGAATCCTGATAAAGAGAAAAAAGATGAAAAGCTGGCCGAAGAATTTAATACCGTTCTGCCTTCGCATCCGGTGGAAGACCGCAACCTGATCCCCGAACTGGAAAAACAGGGTGTGACTTTCAAGGCGGAAAGCACGAACGTCGGCATAGGCGCCTACATTCTCCCCTGGTTAATAGGACCACTGCTGATTATTGGTTTCTTCTGGTTCATGTTAAAACGATCTTCGGACCCCATGGGCTCCGGCATGCTCGGTAATTTTACCAAAAGTCCGGCAAAACGGTTTCGACCCTCTGAAGAACAGACCACCTTTGATGACGTGGCTGCCATGGAACAGGCCAAGGCGGAATTGCAGGAAGTCGTGGAATTTTTGAAGACTCCCGCCAAGTTTCAGCGACTGGGGGCTCAGATCCCAAAAGGCGTGCTGCTGATGGGGTCTCCTGGAACAGGAAAAACACTGCTGGCTCGCGCGACCGCAGGCGAGGCAGGAGTTCCCTTTTATTCGATCAATGGTTCTGAATTTATTCAGATGTTTGTCGGCGTTGGAGCCAGTCGAGTACGCGACCTGTTTCGTACAGCCAAAGAAAACGCGCCCTGTATCATTTTCGTTGATGAAATCGATGCCGTGGGACGAATTCGAGGCGCCGGTCTGGGGGGAGGCCATGACGAACGGGAACAGACTCTGAATCAGATGTTGAGCGAGATGGATGGCTTCCAGCAGAATGAAGCAGTGATCATCATCGCTGCCACCAACCGCCCCGATGTACTGGACCCGGCTTTATTGCGTCCCGGACGCTTTGACAGACATATTACCGTGGATCGGCCCACCAAAGACGGTCGGGCCGCAATTTTGAAAGTGCACTCGCGCAAGATCCCGCTTTCAGAAGATGTTGATTTACAGAAAATTGCTGCCGGTACGATTGGGTTCTCCGGCGCTGATCTGAAGAATCTTGTGAATGAAGCAGCATTGTCGGCAACCCGTTTGAATAAAGACCATGTCGACGACGAAGACTTTGACAACGCCCGGGATCGAGTCCTGATGGGACCGCCTCGCGAAGAGATCCTGAGCGCAAAAGAAAGAGAAATGACAGCCTATCACGAAGCAGGCCATGCACTGCTGGCCTGGTTACTGCCGGAAATTGACCCGGTACATAAAGTAACCGTTATTCCTCGCGGCAGAGCGTTGGGTGTGACTCAACTTCTCCCCGATGAAGAGCGTTACAATATGGGAGAGAAACAGCTTCACTCCCAGCTAGCGTTCATGTTAGGCGGACGCGCTGCAGAAGGCATTGTGTTCGGTGAACACACCGCTGGAGCAGCAGATGATATTAAACGTGCCACACAGATCACACGAAAAATGGTGGGGCAGTGGGGCATGAGTGATGTCATCGGACCAGTGGCATTCCGCCACTCCGATGAAAACCCGTTCCTGGGGAAAGAGATGAAATCTCAAGGCGAATGCAGTGAAGAAACGGCACACGTCATCGACCAGGAAATGCAGCGATTCATGAATGCTGCTGAAGAACGGGCCGAGAAAATATTAACAGAAAACAGGGAGAAACTTGATCTGCTGGCAAAAGCACTCGTAGAACAAGAGGCCATTGACAGCAATGACATCAAGCGTTTGATAGGGATTTCGGTTCGAGAACAGGCAAGTCTCGACAGTTTAAAACAGTCTGGTTTGGACAGCGAAAGCAATCCGCAACCAGAGTAA
- a CDS encoding alpha/beta fold hydrolase, protein MTFRDQIKNEYPFESHWLKIDGHQYHYLDEGAGPVLLMVHGNPTWSFAWRRLVKQLSQKYRVIAVDHMGCGLSDKPQQYSYQLATHIENLKTLIQELDLQKITLFAHDWGGAIGMGAAVDLPDRFQQFVLMNTAAFRSQEIPLRIAVCRIPFLGAWGVRGLNLFSGAAVKMAVEKPERMSAEVKAGFLGPYDNWQHRVAVHQFVKDIPLKSSHPSYQTLQHVEEGLQQFTGHPMLLIWGEKDWCFTTSFLDEFERRFPAAETLRIPDAGHYVFEDAHEVMLPRIEAFLEQHV, encoded by the coding sequence ATGACTTTTCGTGATCAGATTAAAAATGAATACCCGTTTGAATCTCATTGGTTGAAGATCGACGGTCATCAATATCACTATCTGGATGAAGGCGCAGGACCGGTTTTGCTGATGGTGCACGGCAATCCAACCTGGAGTTTCGCCTGGCGACGTCTGGTCAAGCAACTCTCTCAAAAGTACCGTGTGATCGCGGTCGACCACATGGGATGTGGGTTGTCTGATAAACCTCAGCAATATTCCTATCAGCTGGCGACACACATCGAAAACCTGAAAACCCTGATTCAGGAACTGGATCTGCAAAAGATTACGTTATTTGCACATGATTGGGGGGGCGCGATTGGTATGGGGGCTGCCGTTGATCTGCCGGATCGCTTTCAACAGTTTGTGCTCATGAATACAGCCGCCTTTCGTTCACAGGAGATCCCGCTGCGTATTGCTGTCTGCCGAATTCCTTTTCTGGGCGCATGGGGAGTGCGAGGTTTGAATCTGTTTTCCGGGGCTGCTGTGAAAATGGCGGTTGAGAAACCCGAGCGGATGTCTGCCGAAGTCAAAGCCGGTTTTCTGGGGCCTTACGATAACTGGCAGCATCGCGTCGCCGTCCATCAGTTTGTGAAAGATATTCCTTTGAAGTCTTCACACCCCAGTTATCAGACTCTGCAGCATGTCGAAGAGGGGCTGCAGCAGTTCACCGGGCATCCCATGCTGCTGATCTGGGGTGAAAAGGACTGGTGTTTTACAACCAGTTTTCTCGATGAGTTTGAACGACGCTTCCCGGCAGCGGAAACCTTGCGAATTCCCGATGCCGGTCATTATGTGTTTGAAGATGCACATGAAGTCATGCTGCCCCGCATCGAAGCGTTTCTGGAGCAGCATGTCTGA
- a CDS encoding glycosyltransferase family 2 protein translates to MTSVPQADEHGYPYTDEWYNSLKSSLGEAGCRQLGFYPIPADFLLSVVIPIFNEHKTVENLINQVKAVPIRKELVLVDDGSTDGTREILKKLEEQFQMENDSQNLVRVIFHEQNQGKGAAVRTGFIEAQGDVMLIQDADLEYDPSEYPRLLQPIIEGKADVVYGSRFLGDQPHRVLYFWHYLGNRFLTTLSNCFTNLNLTDMETCYKLFKKEVIKEIAPGLCQNRFGIEPELTAKVARRQCRIFEMSISYDGRTYDQGKKIGWRDGVKAIWCIVRYGLKD, encoded by the coding sequence ATGACCTCAGTTCCTCAAGCAGATGAACACGGATATCCTTATACCGACGAATGGTATAATTCACTCAAATCATCCCTGGGGGAGGCTGGTTGTCGCCAGCTTGGCTTTTATCCCATACCAGCCGATTTCCTGCTGTCCGTAGTCATTCCTATTTTCAATGAGCACAAAACCGTCGAAAATCTGATCAATCAGGTAAAGGCCGTTCCTATTCGAAAAGAACTGGTCCTGGTGGATGATGGCAGCACTGATGGTACACGAGAGATTCTGAAGAAACTGGAAGAGCAGTTTCAGATGGAAAATGATTCGCAAAACCTGGTTCGTGTGATCTTCCATGAACAGAACCAGGGCAAGGGAGCTGCCGTCAGGACCGGTTTTATAGAAGCCCAGGGCGACGTCATGCTGATTCAGGACGCAGACCTCGAATACGATCCCTCCGAATACCCGCGGCTGTTACAGCCCATAATTGAAGGCAAAGCAGATGTTGTCTATGGCAGCCGCTTCCTGGGAGATCAACCGCACCGGGTGCTGTATTTCTGGCATTACCTGGGAAACAGGTTCCTGACCACACTTTCCAACTGCTTTACCAACCTCAATCTGACAGATATGGAGACCTGTTATAAACTCTTCAAGAAGGAAGTCATTAAAGAGATTGCACCGGGACTGTGCCAGAATCGATTCGGAATCGAACCAGAACTCACAGCGAAAGTGGCACGACGCCAGTGCCGTATCTTTGAAATGTCAATCAGCTACGACGGTCGCACTTACGATCAGGGCAAGAAAATCGGCTGGCGGGATGGCGTGAAGGCAATCTGGTGTATTGTCCGCTACGGTCTCAAGGATTGA
- a CDS encoding sigma-70 family RNA polymerase sigma factor: MQKTARRRSSSAVQNPLETYLKEINETALLSAEEERELSNRIEHGDKEARDRMVRANLRLVVNIARAYSGKGLPLQDLIEEGNLGLLRAVEGFDPEMGTRFSTYASYWIKQSIKRALVNSAKTIRIPAYMVELLTKWRRATAQLQDTLDRTPTTEEVARELDLPPKKLKIVKKAIQLYNSSPQSEQHDAGWSLGEMIPDDRLKGPDDELVENDNLKHVFRLLKEIPEREANILRMRFGLDGDEPKTLKEIGQALGLTRERVRQIESEALKKLAKEITGE, from the coding sequence ATGCAGAAAACTGCTCGACGGCGTTCCTCTTCAGCCGTACAGAATCCATTAGAAACATATCTCAAAGAGATCAACGAAACCGCCCTGCTCTCTGCAGAAGAAGAGAGAGAGTTGTCGAATCGCATTGAACATGGGGATAAAGAAGCCCGTGATCGTATGGTGCGTGCCAACCTGCGGCTGGTTGTGAATATTGCCCGCGCTTATTCAGGCAAAGGTCTGCCTTTGCAGGATCTGATTGAGGAAGGCAACCTGGGACTGTTGAGAGCCGTCGAAGGCTTCGATCCCGAGATGGGAACCCGCTTCAGTACCTATGCCAGTTACTGGATCAAGCAGTCGATCAAGCGGGCTCTCGTGAATTCTGCCAAGACAATTCGTATTCCGGCTTACATGGTCGAACTGCTTACAAAATGGCGTCGCGCTACGGCACAACTGCAGGATACACTGGATCGGACACCGACGACTGAAGAAGTCGCACGCGAGCTGGACCTGCCACCGAAAAAACTGAAAATCGTGAAGAAAGCAATCCAGCTTTACAATTCTTCCCCTCAATCTGAACAGCATGATGCCGGCTGGTCCCTGGGAGAAATGATTCCCGATGACCGTCTGAAAGGTCCGGATGATGAACTGGTTGAGAACGACAATCTGAAACACGTCTTTCGTCTGCTTAAGGAAATTCCGGAACGCGAAGCCAATATCTTGCGGATGCGATTTGGTCTGGATGGAGATGAACCCAAGACGCTTAAGGAAATCGGTCAGGCTTTAGGGCTCACCCGGGAACGCGTCAGGCAGATCGAGAGTGAAGCATTGAAAAAACTGGCCAAAGAAATTACCGGCGAGTAA
- the rpsA gene encoding 30S ribosomal protein S1 — protein sequence MVDRNLIREFSISDEDLDAAFAEVMPEVDADAEGEENDWVLDDVYASVSCAYDVNQIIDGVILSVDGEEVLVDIGFKSEGVVHIDEWSEEEEVPKAGDKVQVLLEEVEDEFGLTMLSKRKADRIREWEKVIATHAEGDVVSGTVVRKIKGGLLINIGVNVFLPASQVDIRRPSDIANYIGRTIECVILKIDEARRNIVVSRRKLIEEKREKLKQDLLSKIEEGQIVKGIVKNIADFGAFVDLGGIDGLLHITDMSWGRINHPTEIVKIDDEIEVMILSVDRDKEKIALGLKQKSPSPWELVESKYPVGTKVNGHVVNVMSYGAFVKLEDGIEGLVHISEMSWTKRINHPSELVNIGDEVEVVVLGVNKDKQEISLGMKQTQSNPWDEVTKKYPEGAQVKGTVRNLTNYGAFIELEEGVDGLLHVSDMSWTRKISHASEVMKKGDEIECLVISVDEERKRIALGLKQLASDPWETDIPQKYQPGAIVQGTVTKITNFGVFVELEEELEGLLHISELADHKVENPEDIVKVGEKLDVKILRVDTDDRKIGLSRKLEESIEEEATSGEGGESGTAAAPRKELMGGTGGDAPLFTMPSETSEEAVVEEEAVEETAVEEEAVQEEAVQEDAVQEDAVQEEAEEKTE from the coding sequence ATGGTTGATCGTAATTTAATTCGAGAGTTTAGTATTTCCGATGAAGATCTGGATGCAGCGTTTGCCGAGGTCATGCCGGAAGTTGATGCCGATGCGGAAGGTGAAGAAAACGACTGGGTACTGGATGACGTGTATGCTTCCGTGTCCTGTGCCTATGATGTCAATCAGATTATTGACGGCGTGATTCTGAGTGTGGACGGAGAAGAGGTTCTCGTCGACATCGGATTCAAGAGTGAAGGTGTCGTTCACATTGATGAGTGGTCTGAGGAAGAAGAAGTTCCCAAGGCCGGCGATAAGGTTCAGGTACTGCTCGAAGAAGTAGAAGATGAATTCGGTTTAACCATGCTCTCCAAGCGGAAAGCAGACCGGATTCGCGAATGGGAAAAAGTGATCGCGACGCACGCCGAAGGCGATGTGGTCTCCGGTACTGTGGTTCGCAAAATCAAAGGTGGTTTGCTGATCAATATCGGCGTCAATGTCTTCCTGCCCGCCAGCCAGGTCGATATCCGTCGTCCTTCAGATATTGCCAACTACATTGGTCGCACTATTGAGTGTGTGATCCTGAAAATTGATGAAGCCCGTCGCAACATCGTTGTTTCGCGTCGTAAGCTCATCGAAGAAAAACGCGAAAAACTCAAACAGGACCTGCTCAGCAAAATCGAAGAAGGTCAGATCGTCAAGGGGATTGTCAAAAATATCGCCGATTTTGGTGCCTTCGTCGATCTGGGCGGCATCGATGGTCTGTTACACATTACCGACATGAGCTGGGGACGTATTAATCATCCCACAGAGATCGTCAAAATTGATGACGAAATCGAAGTCATGATCCTGAGTGTTGATCGCGATAAAGAAAAGATCGCTCTGGGTCTGAAGCAGAAATCACCCAGCCCCTGGGAACTGGTCGAATCCAAGTACCCTGTTGGTACCAAAGTCAATGGTCACGTTGTCAACGTGATGTCCTACGGTGCTTTCGTGAAACTGGAAGATGGTATTGAAGGTCTGGTTCACATCAGTGAAATGTCCTGGACCAAACGCATCAATCACCCCAGTGAACTGGTCAACATCGGCGATGAAGTCGAAGTCGTTGTCCTGGGCGTCAACAAAGACAAGCAGGAAATCTCTCTGGGTATGAAGCAGACTCAGTCCAACCCATGGGACGAAGTCACCAAGAAGTATCCGGAAGGAGCTCAGGTCAAAGGGACTGTTCGCAATCTGACCAACTACGGTGCGTTCATCGAACTCGAAGAAGGCGTCGATGGTCTGCTGCATGTGAGCGATATGTCCTGGACACGTAAGATTTCTCATGCCAGTGAAGTCATGAAGAAAGGCGACGAAATCGAGTGCCTGGTAATTTCAGTGGACGAAGAACGCAAACGTATTGCTCTGGGTCTGAAGCAGCTGGCTTCCGATCCCTGGGAAACAGATATTCCTCAGAAATATCAGCCAGGAGCGATTGTTCAAGGGACTGTCACCAAGATTACCAACTTCGGTGTATTCGTTGAACTGGAAGAAGAACTCGAAGGTCTGCTGCACATTTCTGAACTGGCAGATCACAAGGTGGAAAATCCGGAGGACATCGTCAAAGTCGGTGAAAAGCTGGATGTGAAAATCCTGCGTGTCGACACGGACGATCGCAAGATCGGATTGAGCCGCAAGCTGGAAGAATCGATCGAAGAAGAAGCGACTTCTGGCGAAGGTGGAGAATCAGGAACTGCTGCTGCTCCTCGTAAGGAACTGATGGGCGGAACCGGTGGTGATGCTCCTCTGTTTACAATGCCTTCCGAAACCAGCGAAGAAGCTGTTGTCGAAGAAGAGGCAGTTGAAGAAACTGCAGTTGAAGAAGAAGCTGTTCAAGAAGAAGCTGTTCAAGAAGACGCTGTTCAAGAAGACGCTGTTCAAGAAGAAGCAGAAGAGAAAACTGAGTAA
- a CDS encoding aldose 1-epimerase family protein, with translation MKSTTVLFTDVSSQTWIEETLLNAETHSDFSRDPGWFIQKQQLHGGTSEGVDLITVNNGALSLSIVPTRGMGVWKGDFQGTPLGWESPVKSPVNPAYVNLSERGGLGWLSGFNELICRCGLISNGPPGRDPSGNPLESDLTLHGRIANTPAHFVSVTLDPEDGGWIRITGRVGEGMLFGSQLLLESTLETQLGSNKFRIRDRVTNPGADNVESELLYHINVGAPFLEEGAQFSLPFAEMAPRDPRAAEGIKEFKTYLGPTSGYAEQAYYFEPVADENGFSPALLTNRRGGMGFLVDFKKSTLPCFTLWKNTQPEASGYVTGLEPGINFPNFRADERERGRVKNLDPGDSYETEFEVSILNNSNSVDAVRQKITKLTEQAPAVIHSAPHSRFS, from the coding sequence ATGAAATCCACAACAGTTTTGTTCACTGATGTGAGTTCTCAAACCTGGATCGAAGAAACTCTGCTCAATGCCGAGACCCATTCCGACTTTTCCAGAGATCCCGGCTGGTTCATTCAGAAGCAGCAACTGCATGGAGGGACATCCGAGGGGGTCGACCTGATTACGGTTAACAATGGGGCCTTGTCGCTCTCGATAGTGCCAACAAGAGGCATGGGCGTCTGGAAGGGAGATTTCCAGGGAACTCCTCTCGGATGGGAGTCACCGGTAAAATCCCCGGTCAATCCAGCTTATGTGAACCTTTCTGAACGTGGCGGCCTGGGCTGGCTCAGCGGGTTCAATGAACTGATCTGCCGCTGTGGACTGATTTCAAATGGTCCGCCCGGAAGGGATCCGTCCGGGAATCCTCTGGAATCCGATTTGACGCTGCATGGACGGATTGCGAATACCCCCGCTCATTTTGTGAGCGTCACACTTGATCCCGAGGATGGGGGCTGGATCAGAATTACGGGGAGAGTAGGAGAAGGCATGTTGTTTGGCAGCCAGTTGTTACTGGAATCAACTCTCGAGACACAACTGGGGTCGAACAAGTTTCGAATTCGTGACCGGGTGACCAATCCAGGCGCCGATAATGTTGAATCTGAACTCTTGTATCATATTAATGTGGGAGCTCCATTTCTCGAAGAGGGGGCACAGTTTAGCCTGCCATTTGCAGAGATGGCCCCCCGGGATCCACGTGCTGCAGAGGGTATAAAAGAATTTAAAACCTATCTGGGTCCGACTTCGGGATATGCAGAGCAGGCATATTATTTTGAACCCGTTGCCGATGAGAATGGCTTTTCCCCTGCCTTGCTCACCAATAGAAGGGGGGGGATGGGATTTCTGGTAGATTTTAAGAAGTCGACTCTGCCCTGCTTTACTCTCTGGAAGAATACGCAGCCTGAGGCGAGTGGGTATGTGACAGGTCTGGAACCAGGCATTAATTTCCCGAATTTTCGCGCAGATGAGCGGGAACGGGGACGAGTTAAGAATCTTGATCCAGGAGACAGTTATGAGACGGAATTTGAAGTCTCAATTTTGAATAATTCGAATTCAGTTGATGCTGTGAGACAGAAAATCACGAAACTAACTGAACAGGCCCCCGCCGTCATCCACTCCGCACCTCATTCGCGGTTTTCATGA